In Planctomycetota bacterium, the DNA window AGGGTCTGGTCGCCGCGGAAGAAGACGACGCCGTCGCCGACGATGGGCGCGTCATCGACGTCGTTGTGCAGCAGCGGGTCGCTCAGCAGGGTGACGGCGCCGCCGGTGACCGGCACGCTGTAGAGCATGTCGAAGGTCTCGGGGCCCAGGCCGTCGTCGACCTCGCCGACGAAGAAGATGGTCAGGCCGTCGGCCGACAGCTCGAAGGAGTCGACGCCGCCGCCCGAGATGGGCGGATCGAACACGATCTCGGTGCCCTCCTGGGCGAGGGCGGTGCCGGCGGCCAGGGCCAGCGTCAGGGCTGCGCTACGGATCATCATGGTCATCTCCTCGTGTGGGTGCTCGGGGATGGCGTACCGATTACGCGAGACGCGGACGCCTGCCATCGACGTTCGCGCAACCCGCCGCCGCTGGCGGATTTGCTCGACCTACGCGGGATATCTCTGCTCTCGCACTCGCGAGGACAACATTAGACGGCGGGCCCTGCGCATCGGCTTTGGACGATGCAAAGAGATGTTTAAGATTGCGCGAAGGGCTGCGTGGTTGCCCGCATCGGCGGTAGACGATCGACGCTTCCCAACTATGCTTGCGTCACGACGCTGTAGAGCCAGCCCCGCCGGTGGCAAGGGGCCGACCGTACACCAACCATGAGACACGCAGGAGGCGACATGCAGAGCCGCGGGGAACGTGCATTCACGCTCATCGAATTGCTCGTGGTCATCGCGATCATCGCGCTGCTCCTCGGCATCCTGCTGCCGTCGCTGGGCGGTGCGCGCGAGGCCGCCAAGAAGGTGCAGTGCCAGAGCCAGATGAAGCAGATCTACACCGCTTGGTTCGGCTACGCCACCGACAACGACGAGTACCACCACGGAAGCCGCCAGAACTTCTCCTCACGCATGGTGCAGCTCGACTCGGATCGAAACTATCTGCTGCCCTACTACGAGGACTGGGATGCCTCGCTGCCGCTCGGCCGGGGGAGCTACTGGGGCGCCCTGTACGACAGCTACCTCGGCGTCGACATCAAGCGCGAGTTCTTCGAGCGCGAGGTGGGCATCGGCAATCGCACGCTGCTGCCCGGCTGGGAAGTCTGGGCGTGCCCCGCCGCCCGTGAGATCGATCAGTACACCCCGGCGGGCCGGGACCAGCCGGGCCAGTTCGAGTTCGCCACCATGTGCTTCAACGGCGTGTTCCTGGATCGTGCGCAGCCCCGCAGCGGCAGCGCCTTCTTCAAGCCGGGCAACGACTACAACGCCGGGCGGCCCAAGCGCATCACCACCGTGCAGTACCCCAGCAACACCATCGTCTTCCAGGACGGCTACGAGCAGATGCTCGACGGCAACGGCGACACGCTCAACGACCTGCGGCAGCACGGCGACCGGGAGAACGCCGAGTACTTCCGCCACGGCGGGGGCTGCAACACCTGCTGGCTCGACGGCAGCATCCGAGAGATCGCCCAGGCCGAGATGGACGACACCCTCCCTTGGTACCGCGGCCAGTACGAGCCCGAGGACACCCGGGGCGGCGGCCGACCCCGGTAAGCCCCGGCCCGCGGCTCCGCCAGCTCGATCGCACCAATCGCACGGTTTCACGCAACATCTGCCCGCCCGCTCGATGCGTCGGGCGGGTCCTGCATCAGAACGGGAGCACGCATGCCGAGCCGCAAGACTGCAACGAGCCGCGCGTTCACGCTCATCGAGCTCCTGGTCGTCATCGCGATCATCGCGCTGCTGATTGGCATCCTGCTGCCGTCCCTTGGTGGCGCGCGCGAAGCCGCCAAGAAGGTGCAGTGCCAGAGCCAGATGAAGCAGATCTACACCGCTTGGTTCGGCTACGCCACCGACAACGACGAGTACCACCACGGAAGCCGCCAGAACTTCTCCTCACGCATGATCGAGCGTGGCCGGCCCAGCCGCAACGTGCTGCTGCCCTACTACGAGGACTGGGACCCCACCCTGCCGGGCGGCGAGGGGACCTACTGGGGGGCGCTCTACGACGATTACCTCGGCGTCCAGACTAACGAGCGGTTCTTCGACCCCGAGGTGGGCATCGGCGCCCGCACGCAGCTCTCGGGCTGGGACGTCTGGGCCTGCCCATCCGCCGACTTGATCGACCGCTACACCCGTGCGGGGCGCGGCTCGGAGGGCAACTTCGACTTCGCGACCTTCTGCTTTAATGGCGTCTTCCGCGACACGCTGGGCGCCAGCGATAGCGCGTTCTTCAAGACCGGCGGATACAACAATCCACGGCCCAAGCGGATCACGACGGTCCAGTACCCGAGCACGACCATCGTCTTCCAGGACGGCTACGAGCAGATGCTCGACGGCAACGGCGACACGCTCAACGATCTCTTCCAGCACGGCGACAAGGAGAACGCCGAGTACTTCCGCCACGGCGGGGGCTGCAACACCTGCTGGCTCGACGGCAGCATCCGAGAGATCGTGCAGGCCGAGATCGACGACACGCTGCCGTGGTACCGCGGCGAGTTCGAGCCCGAGCGCCGCGGCGGCCGGCCCCGCTAATGGCGCCGAGCGCCGCGCCGCGGCACTCGCCCTAGCGGGGCTCCCAGCCCTTCGCGCCACCCTCGAGTAGGTCGAACAGCGGCCATATGGCGCAGAAGTCGTCACCCGGGCCGAAGTAGGCCGACCCGCTCCGCGTGATCGAGCCGTCCTCGTTCTTGTGGAAGGCCGACACACCCGGCAGGTAGCCACGCTCGCTCTTGAAGCCCATGTCCTCGGCGAAGGTGTTGCCCGCGACCGAGACCATGCGGTAGGGCCAGCCCCGCCGCTGGGCGACCTCGGCCTGCACGTCGGGCGCGTCGGGACTGGAGAGGGCGATCGATGCTCGCTCGGTGATCTTGGGGTGCAGGCTCGCGAGGCCGTCGGCCCACAGGCTGCAGTAGCTGCACGAGCGGCCCATGTTGTGGATGACCAGCAGGTCGTCGTGCCCGCCGAAGAGCTCGGAGAGCGTCACCTCGCCCTCGCCGGTCCCGAACGCGTAGTCCCGGGGCACGTCGGAGCCGTGGGCCTGGTGGACGGCGGCCTGGAGTTCGGCCCTCGCATCGGCGACCTTCTGGAACAGGCCCTGGATCGTGTCGATCGATTGCTGCTCGGCCATGGCACGCCTCCTGTGGGGATGTTCCCAATCGTTTGCCGGTAGTCGCGCCGGGACCACAACGGCGGATCCGCTGGGCCGCCGCATCGGTAGGATGCCCCCGTGGCGGACGCCCAGCCCACCCCGACCGAGGCCCAAGCGGCCGCCGATCGATCGACGGATCGGGCGGCGGACCGCGCCGTCGACGCCACGCTCTACCTGCACCCCTCGACGCTGTCCCGCCTGGGCACGCTGGAGCTGCGGGCCAAGATGATCGTCGAGGGCGTCATGAGTGGCGCCCACCGCAGCCCCTACCAGGGCATCAGCGTCGAATTCGCCCAGCACCGCCAGTACGTCGCCGGCGACGACCTCCGCCACCTCGATTGGAAGGTCTACGGCCGCAGCGACAAGCTCTACCTCAAGCAGTACCAGCAGGAGACCAACCTCGACCTGGTGGTGCTGGTCGATGCCTCGGGCTCGATGGCCTACGGCTCGCGGCTGTTCTCCGACGCGGCGGCGTCGGGCGAGTCCACGGGCCCGACCGGCAGCACCATCTGGCGGAAGTACGACCACGCCACGGCGCTGGCGGCGGCGTTGTCGTACATCACGCTGCAGCAGGGCGACCGCGTGGGGCTGTTCACCTTCGCGGATTCGGTGCTGACCGCCGTCGCACGATCGAGCAGCCAGGGCAGCTGGCGGCGGATCGTGCAGGCGCTGTCACAGACGCCCGTCGACCGGCCGACCGAGCTGGGCCGCGTGGTCGACCAGGTGCTGGGCAAGCTCAACAACCGCTGCCTCCTGGTGGTCATCAGCGACTTCTTCGCCGACCTCGAGACGCTCCGGGCGGCGTGCGCCCGGGTGAAGCACCGCGGACACGACCTGATCGCCTTCCAGGTGCTCGACCGCGAGGAGACCGAGTTCGACTTCAAGGACGCCGCGCCCTTCGACGGCCTGGAGGGCGAGGAGCGGCTGCGGATCGATCCGCGGGCGATCCGCAGCGCCTACCTCGAGGCGCTCGGCCAGCACAACGCCGCCGTCGAGAAGGGCGTCCGCCGCGTGGGCTTCGACTATCACAGCCTGGGCACGCACGACTGGCTCGGTCCTCCGCTGGCCCACTTCGTGGCCCGCCGGCAGGCGCTGCTGAAGCGGAGCAAGCTCGGGTGAGGGGGGCCATGGGCAAGGGGGAACGGGCAATGGGGGGGAGGATGCCGGCGGCATCTGTGCGATTCTCATTGCCTGGTCCCGCGGCACCCATGGGCGTGCGTTGGCCGCGTGCTCACGCCCGCGGCTCGTATGGACCGTGCCCCTCCGCCCTATTG includes these proteins:
- a CDS encoding prepilin-type N-terminal cleavage/methylation domain-containing protein codes for the protein MQSRGERAFTLIELLVVIAIIALLLGILLPSLGGAREAAKKVQCQSQMKQIYTAWFGYATDNDEYHHGSRQNFSSRMVQLDSDRNYLLPYYEDWDASLPLGRGSYWGALYDSYLGVDIKREFFEREVGIGNRTLLPGWEVWACPAAREIDQYTPAGRDQPGQFEFATMCFNGVFLDRAQPRSGSAFFKPGNDYNAGRPKRITTVQYPSNTIVFQDGYEQMLDGNGDTLNDLRQHGDRENAEYFRHGGGCNTCWLDGSIREIAQAEMDDTLPWYRGQYEPEDTRGGGRPR
- a CDS encoding prepilin-type N-terminal cleavage/methylation domain-containing protein, giving the protein MPSRKTATSRAFTLIELLVVIAIIALLIGILLPSLGGAREAAKKVQCQSQMKQIYTAWFGYATDNDEYHHGSRQNFSSRMIERGRPSRNVLLPYYEDWDPTLPGGEGTYWGALYDDYLGVQTNERFFDPEVGIGARTQLSGWDVWACPSADLIDRYTRAGRGSEGNFDFATFCFNGVFRDTLGASDSAFFKTGGYNNPRPKRITTVQYPSTTIVFQDGYEQMLDGNGDTLNDLFQHGDKENAEYFRHGGGCNTCWLDGSIREIVQAEIDDTLPWYRGEFEPERRGGRPR
- a CDS encoding DUF899 family protein, producing MAEQQSIDTIQGLFQKVADARAELQAAVHQAHGSDVPRDYAFGTGEGEVTLSELFGGHDDLLVIHNMGRSCSYCSLWADGLASLHPKITERASIALSSPDAPDVQAEVAQRRGWPYRMVSVAGNTFAEDMGFKSERGYLPGVSAFHKNEDGSITRSGSAYFGPGDDFCAIWPLFDLLEGGAKGWEPR
- a CDS encoding DUF58 domain-containing protein; translated protein: MADAQPTPTEAQAAADRSTDRAADRAVDATLYLHPSTLSRLGTLELRAKMIVEGVMSGAHRSPYQGISVEFAQHRQYVAGDDLRHLDWKVYGRSDKLYLKQYQQETNLDLVVLVDASGSMAYGSRLFSDAAASGESTGPTGSTIWRKYDHATALAAALSYITLQQGDRVGLFTFADSVLTAVARSSSQGSWRRIVQALSQTPVDRPTELGRVVDQVLGKLNNRCLLVVISDFFADLETLRAACARVKHRGHDLIAFQVLDREETEFDFKDAAPFDGLEGEERLRIDPRAIRSAYLEALGQHNAAVEKGVRRVGFDYHSLGTHDWLGPPLAHFVARRQALLKRSKLG